The following DNA comes from Cyanobacteriota bacterium.
AGGGCTGTACTACGATCCAGACCTACCGGCTGTCGTGCCTGACGGCTTCCTGAGTCTTGGTGTGCCGTTCCTGAAAAATCCCAATGGTAGGCTTAGCTACCTGATCTGGCAAGAAAACAATATAGTTCCCCTGTTAGCAATTGAGCATGTTTCTCACAAATACAATGGTGAGTACGATGATAAGCTAGCCATCTATCGTCAAGTAGGAATTCCATACTACATCATTTACAATCCCACCTATTGGAGGCGACACAAACGCCAGCCCCTGGAAATGTATCGCCTCATTGATGGGGATTATGCGCTGCAAACAGATGAGCCACTATGGATCCCGGAAATTAACTTGGGTATCGGACGAGCACAAGGTACCTTTAGAGGGTGGCAGCGGGAATGGCTATTTTGGTTCAATGCTGATGGCGATCGCATTCTTGTACCGGAAGAGCAAGCGCGACAGATTGAGCGCCAACTAGCAGAGGAGCGGCGGCGAGTTACAGAAGCTCTGTGGCAAGTCCAACAAGAGCGATTACGAGCAGAACAAGCTCAACAGCAGGTAGAACAAGCTCAGCAACTTGCCTATCAAGAACAAATGCGGGCTAAACGC
Coding sequences within:
- a CDS encoding Uma2 family endonuclease; the protein is MLDHRLLPTEEDLPFTDGKPVDSELQTWVPALLATVLTWLWRDRTDWFFGVNLGLYYDPDLPAVVPDGFLSLGVPFLKNPNGRLSYLIWQENNIVPLLAIEHVSHKYNGEYDDKLAIYRQVGIPYYIIYNPTYWRRHKRQPLEMYRLIDGDYALQTDEPLWIPEINLGIGRAQGTFRGWQREWLFWFNADGDRILVPEEQARQIERQLAEERRRVTEALWQVQQERLRAEQAQQQVEQAQQLAYQEQMRAKRLADRLRALGIDPDSV